The nucleotide window AATAGTAAAGTGATTCTTTGCTGCGAATTGTGACATTGTCTGCTTGCTTGATTTGCTTGATTTTCTCCAAAAACATCTCATCTGGAATCATTCTATCAAAAAACTCTGTCAATCCCTGTGTTCCAGCGCCTTCCTGCATTGGGGATTTTTGGCGCCACACTATCTGGGGTGGTAGCAAACCATCAAAGGCCTGCCTTAGGACGAATTTGCCAAACTTTTTGTCATTATGAATGCCGATCATCTCTGACGCTGGGGTGTTTTTCGCAAACTCCTTTACCGAATTGCTGCAAAAGGGTGATTCTACTTTGACTCCAAGTGCCTCCCCTAGTTTGTGTGATGGAAAGTGCATTATTCTGGCAATTCGCTTTAGGTCAGATTCTAAATCCGGAATGGTCTTGTTTAATAGAAAATTATATCCCGCAAATAGCTCATCAGCACCATCACCTGTAATGATTCCGCCAAACCCTTGGGCTTTTACATCTGATATTGCCAGAAATGGAACGACATTGTTTCGAATTTCTATGTCATTAAAGTTTTTTAAAATTCTGATCGTCTGCTCTATTCCGTCTATGATTTGAGAAATATCACACATCTGGATTGCCAATTCCAAATCAAAGTGCTGAGCAGCAAGCTGGCAATATGTAAGATCGTTTGCGGTGTGATCCTGAGATATTATGGCAAGGCATTTTGGCTTTTTTTCCTTGAGCAGATATGCCAGTATGGTGCTATCTAATCCACCAGATAATGCCAAGTGTTGCGATGTACAATCACATATTGCCTCTTGCAGTATGGTGCGAATCTTGCTGATCTCTTGCACCATATTTCTATAATAAAAAATCAATTAAGCTTTTGTAAAAAAACAAATTAGCTCCAGCTAGTTTTAGCTGAATTTGCTTTGATCAAATCTTTTGCAAAATTCATTGTTAACTTTAAATAGATTACACGAGGACTTTTGCATAATGTTACTGCCTGCAGAAATTGAATCAAAGACACTCATTCCTGCACTACGCGCAATTTTGGCAAAAAAGCTGGCAGAAGAGCACAATGTACGTGAAGACGAAATATCAAAGATGCTCGGAGTAACACAAGCGGCCATTAGCAACTACATCCGTGGAACTCGTGGTGATCCAAAATTAATTGAAAAGCTTGTTGCAGACAAACAGGTCTCTGAGATGATTGGCGAGCTTAGTGACAGATTATCATCAGACATGGCATACACACCATCAAGCCTTGCAAAATTCATCAGCTTGTGCAATTACATAAAATCAAGTCTTTTGATCTGCGAGATTCATCATAAACTAGAAACAAACATTGATGAGGCAATCTGCAAGGAATGCGAAAACATGCTTCTAAAGGGACCAGGTTCTGTGTACTAGTTTTTTGAAATAGAAATCTCTATTGTGGAAATCATTCTTTTACCAAACTCATTTTCCGAGTCCAGCTTTATGTAGTCGGTTTTGCAAGAGTTGTGTAACATTTTTTCAACTATAATGTTTGCAATGGCAACTGCTGCTGGAATGTTTAGGCCCTTTGCCAACAAAATTGTTTTTCCATGTTTGTTTAGTATGGTAAATACATCCAGTGCCGCTGGCATTATTGGATCATTTCGAACAAAGTACGTATATGGTGGATGTTGAGCGATCTGTTTTGTTTCTTCCATACTAATCATTCAGTGTTTTGCAAAATTTTATTCTATTAAGTTTTGTCGACGATTCATCCACTAGTTAAAATAATCAATTGGAACATTTTGGTAATCACCGTTTGGCAGTCTTCGCTTGATTACGATTGGTATTGCAAATTCTTCCAGCTCTTTTAGTGCTATGTCAAGTGATGTTCTTGCGTCTGATGGAATTGCGATAAATGGTGGTGCTCCCTGTGATAGTTGTAGTGCGCGTGCACCCAAGATTCTTGCCTTCTCGAATCTGGTCAAATTTGGTGGTCCTATTGCAATTTTGCCTTTACCTGCAAGTGGAATCTCTATGATTACGTGAACTGGGTCCATGTCGATGACTTCGCGAGTTTCCATCTGTTTGATTTTTTTGTCTAGCTCTGCTCGCTCGTCATCCGTTAATTCTTTTGATTCAAAAATTTTCTTGTATGCATTGATGGCATCCTCCATTGTAGTGTCTTCTGCCATTTCTTCGCCAACTGGTCTGGCAAATTCTGGCTCCTCCTCAATTTCCTCTGGAGCTTCAACTTCTACTTCTTCAGGATCCGACAAGTGAAAAAACTCTCTAATGCGGTTATATATTCCAATAAGGAATGATTTGGTATTATGAGCGCAGGATCTGTGTCCTCCAGTACGATGATTTTGGAGATCAAGGGAAAATCCAAGATGAGCTGCGAGCTAAAACGTCATCTGTCCCCAAAGACTGTTGGCATAATACTACGATCTATTCCGCTCGATGGAAATGCACATCTGATGGGCCAAAACATTGTTTATTTTGAAACCAAAGTAAACTCTGGAGTCGAGCGACAAAAAAAGGAATTCAAAAAAGGTGACATCGCATTTACTCCTGTGGGCTCTAGCATCTGCTTGTTTGTTGCAGATGTGATAACATCAAAGCCAATGACACCAATTGGAAAAATTCTCACAAACGTTGATTCACTAAAAGATGTAAAGTCTGGTGATGTTATTTCGCTTTATCAGTTAACTGGCTGATAAATCCAGTGTCCTGCAAATCCGCCTGCGCGCTTTACAGAACCCTTTTTGAGTAGTCCTGTCAGACATGCATTTGCTGCAGAGATCTTTACTCCTGTTTGTTTTGCTAGCTCTTGAATTGTTAGATAATTGTTTGACTTGATTAGTTTGAGTGCTTGGTCCTCACCTAGTATGACGGTGATTTCAGCCTTCCTTTCTGACTTCTCACCCTTTCGATCCTTTTTGTCTTTTTTTGCACCGGACTCCTTTGATTTATCATTGTCTTGGGATTTTTCCATGGATGCTGCGCTTTTCTTCTTGTCTCCGCCCATGTGTTGAGTGAAAAATTGTCCATTTATAAACGATTGAGGGATCCCTCACTATTCAATTATGAAAATATGGTGTGTGCGAAAAAAACAGACTAGTCTTACTATATGATATCGTATCAGGCAGATTGTATTGGCTAGAAGGTATATTGACCGCAACACAAAGGAGCGCTTTAAGCGACTTGCAAGTTATGATGATGGGGCAAAACACATCACTGAAAAGGGCCCAAATATTCCTGAATTTGATGAGACTCTAAAGCCAAAGAGAATCATCTATCTTAAGGATGTCGAAGCAAGATCTGCGTCCACCTTTGAAGAAGTTGTAAATGAGAAAATTACCGATCTGTGCAATGCCGCAGAAGAAACAAGTCAGTACATCAGACAAGTAAATCAGCATCTGGACCAACAAAAGCTCAAAATCGATGAGCTCAAACGATTACAGAAAATTTATGATTCTCAGATGCGAAGTTTAGAAGGAAAAGAATAATCACATTCGTCCATGCTTGCTTAATGCAATTGCCATTTGTGATGAGTCAAATGGTTTTAGGATATAGTCAATTGCACCAGCCCTCATTGCGTCTTGTACAATGTGGACTTTACCTGTGGATGACACCATCATGACCTTGGCTTCTGGGTTTATCTTTTTTATTGCCCTCAATGCCTGAATGCCGTCTGCCTTTGGCATCAAGACATCCATTGTAACCAAAGTCGGATGGTGCTCTTTGTATTTCATCACGGCATCTACTCCGTCTTCTGCCTCTATGATTTTATTAGAAAGATGGTTCTCCTCCACTATTTTTCTTATGGCCCGTCTTGTAAAATGAGAGTCATCAACTATCATAATTGATGGCTCATAGTCTTCGCTCATTTCAGGTCCGCCAGGGCATACAATATGTTTGTCTTGTTTAGTATGCCTATCATCTCGTCATTTCCGTTTTTTACTCCGACACAATCTATTTTGTTGTATAGTAATAATTTGGCAGCATCCCTCATGTGGGAGCTAGAATCTACTGTGATTAACCCCTCTGTCATGATTTCACCGGTTGGTTGTGATCCTACGAAGCCGGTTTCTGACCACAATCCATCGTCTTCAGAATAATTATTCTCCTGGACTATGCTCATTTTGTTTGTTGCAAGACTCATCCTGAAAATATCTCCAACTGTGATCATGCCTATTGGGGAGTCATTATCAGTTACAATTACTCTTGAAATGTCACACGTGATCATTTTTTTGAGAATTTCGTGAATTTTTGTGTGATGTGGTGCTGCAAAATAACTAACCATCATGTAGTCAGAGACCTTGCTTGTTCTAGTGTCTGTTTCGGTGTAATATCGAATCAGATCGCTTTTTGTTAGTATGCCGTACATTTTTTCCTTGGAACCTATTCCAAGCGAACTAATCTTGTTTAGTATCATCATCTGTGCTGCTTGACTACAAGTCATGGTTTCCACCGCAAAGCAAACTCCATTCATTATCTCTGATGCAAAGACCTGGTCAAGAGTACGCTTGCTTCTGTCTATATACAAAAACCGAATAATGTCTTTGTCACTGATAACTCCAACCGGTTTTGAACCATTATTCACAAAGACCTTGCTTACTTTGTTTGATACGAGATTGGTTATGACATCATGGGCAGACTGAGTCTCCTGAATTGATATGATATCAGTACTCTTTATCTCCGATATGGTATCCTGTTGGATATTTTCTATATGCATCTGAATTTCTAGAAATCTGCAAACTTTATTCTCCAGTTAGTTTGATTCAAACAAACATGTTTTCTTGCTTACCGTATAATCCAACTATAAATAATATCAAATCCACCCAATATCATGGGAATAGTATCCAAAGGCGCAAAATGTGATGTGGATGGATGCTCAAATGATGGTGCACGTTCCTTAAACTCCTCCAAAGTAGAAAGTGCAGGACTAAGAATCAAGACATCTGCAAAAAAGGCAGTTTTATGCAAGGATCACTACAAGGAATGGAAAAAAGAAACAAAGGAAGACCGTGAAGTAGAGCGAGCTCGATTCGATAGATTCTAGTGCCTTTTTTTATTTTGACTCGTTTTTTGCCCAAATAATACTATAATAGATATCGCACTCAAAACACTGCGAGAATGAAAATCATCGACATGACAAATCCTGACAGAATAAACCGCGAGCCTGATGACACTATGATACTGATAGAGTCGGGCAAATTCGCCGAACAGGGATTTGTGATACAAAAAATCTCATTGAGATTATTCGTAGAAAAACATGATACCAACCTTGGAAATTATTCACTGATTACCTCTCTAGTGGAAACAGACAGGGGTGCAGTCGAGATGATTTATGATGAAGGATATAGAGGTGAGAATGCGCTAGAGCGAGCAGGTAATTTCCTTATGGCAAATCTTGGATTATCCAGCGTGATACTGCGCTCAGTCATCGCACTACAATCAAAAAACTAGTGGATTTGCAGAAGAATAAAAGAAGCTTGCACACACTAAACCATATCATGATTGATCTTTATCGCTTGCTCCCAGAGGAAATGGAAAAACTGGTCCTAGAGATGAATCAGCCTAGATATCGAACAGACCAAATCCTACATGCATTATACCATGAATATCCAAAGAGCGTGGATGATCTCAAACAGCTCCCATCAGAAATGAGGGCAGAACTAGTCGCAATGGGATATGTGGTTGGCTCTGCCGCCGAAACACATCGAGTTGTAAGTGAAGACGGGGACACTACCAAGATTTTGCTCTCACTCAAAGATGGTACACTAATCGAAGCAGTTCTAATACAATACCAGTCCGAAAAGCCAAACGGCCATCCACGCTCAACTATTTGCGTGTCGACTCAGGTAGGATGTGCAATGAAATGTGTTTTTTGTGCAACAGGACAAATGGGCTTTGAGCGAAACATACGTGCAGAGGAAATTGTAGCACAGATAATGCACTTTGCTAGTTTGCTAAGGGACAGAGACCAACACATAACAAACATTGTATTCATGGGAATGGGCGAGCCGCTTGCAAACTATGATGAAACCATCCGCGCAGTCAGACTACTCACACACCAAAAAGCATTTGGACTAGGACAGCGAAGTATCACCATTTCAACAATTGGTCTGATTGCAGGGATTGA belongs to Candidatus Nitrosotenuis cloacae and includes:
- a CDS encoding asparagine synthase C-terminal domain-containing protein; translated protein: MQEISKIRTILQEAICDCTSQHLALSGGLDSTILAYLLKEKKPKCLAIISQDHTANDLTYCQLAAQHFDLELAIQMCDISQIIDGIEQTIRILKNFNDIEIRNNVVPFLAISDVKAQGFGGIITGDGADELFAGYNFLLNKTIPDLESDLKRIARIMHFPSHKLGEALGVKVESPFCSNSVKEFAKNTPASEMIGIHNDKKFGKFVLRQAFDGLLPPQIVWRQKSPMQEGAGTQGLTEFFDRMIPDEMFLEKIKQIKQADNVTIRSKESLYYYETYKKHHKLITARSDHSCPDCHYTIEKDSRFCRMCGRFPI
- a CDS encoding transcriptional regulator, yielding MLLPAEIESKTLIPALRAILAKKLAEEHNVREDEISKMLGVTQAAISNYIRGTRGDPKLIEKLVADKQVSEMIGELSDRLSSDMAYTPSSLAKFISLCNYIKSSLLICEIHHKLETNIDEAICKECENMLLKGPGSVY
- a CDS encoding DNA-directed RNA polymerase subunit K; the encoded protein is MSDPEEVEVEAPEEIEEEPEFARPVGEEMAEDTTMEDAINAYKKIFESKELTDDERAELDKKIKQMETREVIDMDPVHVIIEIPLAGKGKIAIGPPNLTRFEKARILGARALQLSQGAPPFIAIPSDARTSLDIALKELEEFAIPIVIKRRLPNGDYQNVPIDYFN
- a CDS encoding cyclophilin-like fold protein; the protein is MSAGSVSSSTMILEIKGKSKMSCELKRHLSPKTVGIILRSIPLDGNAHLMGQNIVYFETKVNSGVERQKKEFKKGDIAFTPVGSSICLFVADVITSKPMTPIGKILTNVDSLKDVKSGDVISLYQLTG
- a CDS encoding winged helix-turn-helix transcriptional regulator, with the translated sequence MGGDKKKSAASMEKSQDNDKSKESGAKKDKKDRKGEKSERKAEITVILGEDQALKLIKSNNYLTIQELAKQTGVKISAANACLTGLLKKGSVKRAGGFAGHWIYQPVN
- a CDS encoding response regulator: MSEDYEPSIMIVDDSHFTRRAIRKIVEENHLSNKIIEAEDGVDAVMKYKEHHPTLVTMDVLMPKADGIQALRAIKKINPEAKVMMVSSTGKVHIVQDAMRAGAIDYILKPFDSSQMAIALSKHGRM
- a CDS encoding CBS domain-containing protein, yielding MHIENIQQDTISEIKSTDIISIQETQSAHDVITNLVSNKVSKVFVNNGSKPVGVISDKDIIRFLYIDRSKRTLDQVFASEIMNGVCFAVETMTCSQAAQMMILNKISSLGIGSKEKMYGILTKSDLIRYYTETDTRTSKVSDYMMVSYFAAPHHTKIHEILKKMITCDISRVIVTDNDSPIGMITVGDIFRMSLATNKMSIVQENNYSEDDGLWSETGFVGSQPTGEIMTEGLITVDSSSHMRDAAKLLLYNKIDCVGVKNGNDEMIGILNKTNILYALADLK
- the rlmN gene encoding 23S rRNA (adenine(2503)-C(2))-methyltransferase RlmN, whose protein sequence is MIDLYRLLPEEMEKLVLEMNQPRYRTDQILHALYHEYPKSVDDLKQLPSEMRAELVAMGYVVGSAAETHRVVSEDGDTTKILLSLKDGTLIEAVLIQYQSEKPNGHPRSTICVSTQVGCAMKCVFCATGQMGFERNIRAEEIVAQIMHFASLLRDRDQHITNIVFMGMGEPLANYDETIRAVRLLTHQKAFGLGQRSITISTIGLIAGIDKLAEEDLQIGLAISLHAPNNEMRKWLVPTASPHSVEDIISAGKRYFRKTGRRVTFEYALIDGVNDSPETAEELAWLLRGNGSHVNLIPVNPTAGDFERPSRRNVLEFEDILLDSGVNCTVRVEKGSEISAACGQLRTDVVKKGKPNPRKY